A genome region from Gopherus evgoodei ecotype Sinaloan lineage unplaced genomic scaffold, rGopEvg1_v1.p scaffold_35_arrow_ctg1, whole genome shotgun sequence includes the following:
- the RRAS gene encoding ras-related protein R-Ras → MAPKEPGAPQEKYKLVVVGGGGVGKSALTIQFIQSYFVSDYDPTIEDSYTKICTIDGTPTRLDILDTAGQEEFGAMREQYMRTGEGFLLIYAINDRGSFTEISKFHTQILRVKDRDDFPMILVGNKADLDLQRQVPKEEALAFAQENRIPYMEASAKIRLNVDESFHELVRAIRRFQELETPPAPTVHPTTKETSSCPCCIL, encoded by the exons ATGGCCCCCAAAGAGCCGGGTGCACCCCAGGAGAAATACaagctggtggtggtgggagggggcggCGTGGGGAAAAGCGCCCTGACCATCCAGTTTATTCAG tcGTACTTTGTCTCGGACTATGACCCCACAATCGAGGACTCCTACACGAAGATTTGCACCATTGATGGGACCCCAACCCGGCTGGACA TCCTGGACACGGCCGGGCAGGAGGAGTTCGGGGCCATGCGGGAGCAGTACATGCGCACAGGGGAGGGGTTCCTGCTCATCTACGCCATCAATGATCGCGGCAG CTTCACGGAGATCAGCAAGTTCCACACCCAGATCCTGCGGGTCAAAGACCGGGACGACTTTCCCATGATCCTCGTGGGCAACAAGGCTGACCTGGACCTGCAGCGCCAG GTGCCCAAGGAGGAGGCGCTGGCCTTCGCCCAGGAGAATCGCATCCCCTACATGGAGGCCTCGGCCAAGATCCGCCTCAACGTAGATGAGTCCTTCCATGAGTTGGTCCGGGCCATCAG GAGGTTCCAGGAGCTGGAGACCCCCCCTGCTCCTACTGTGCACCCCACAACTAAAGAGACCAGCAGCTGCCCCTGCTGCATCCTGTGA